A single Bufo bufo chromosome 6, aBufBuf1.1, whole genome shotgun sequence DNA region contains:
- the LOC121005696 gene encoding elongin BC and Polycomb repressive complex 2-associated protein, producing the protein MEPRAGYQEIAGTRMGYLHVGGRQLFALAEVLSGPLRGVPRGRVCRRMERLHIQSRRCDLRELRALKALRSVPSRAVQCCLISREDLHVLCSSSWGPNTVIPKEWMQVEGDAPQTPQKECVPSRMRAAFPPELVDIFPSALHSPATSVGYSSPSDSTIDQTSFSDTESDSSGDVYRSVEINKISRQIITRSRDCRDLKQPVKDTQTALQVSSPTPPQASKAKEPSEDKMCVTQECGQSPKIAEDNEEEASLPPEEEDHDEVPQSAEPEPRVQQFDRLVRQSKLWCYARGFRTDLRDLHPAITRKCSKSPGAKRPGRPKGKGLLKKKRKKLDRNAIGRRSASNLHAPVRPPFSFLGNFPAPPSLVVGEDGDLCPAYSLNTQDQKAVPRTHPVWGWNPGGNAIPLPPSLKFRTFPKDHL; encoded by the coding sequence ATGGAGCCCCGGGCAGGATACCAGGAAATAGCGGGCACGCGGATGGGCTACCTACATGTTGGAGGCCGGCAGCTTTTTGCCCTTGCCGAGGTGCTAAGTGGCCCACTGAGAGGAGTTCCTCGGGGGCGTGTCTGTCGGCGTATGGAGAGACTGCATATTCAGAGCCGGCGTTGTGACCTACGAGAGCTCCGTGCCCTAAAAGCCCTTAGATCTGTCCCAAGTCGAGCCGTGCAGTGTTGTCTTATATCCAGGGAGGACCTCCATGTCCTTTGCTCCTCATCATGGGGGCCAAATACAGTCATTCCTAAAGAATGGATGCAAGTTGAGGGAGACGCACCTCAAACCCCTCAAAAGGAGTGTGTGCCCTCCAGGATGAGAGCCGCCTTCccacctgagcttgtggatatATTTCCAAGTGCCCTACATAGCCCAGCTACCTCAGTGGGCTACTCCAGCCCCTCGGACTCTACTATTGACCAGACAAGTTTCTCGGACACAGAATCTGACAGCAGCGGTGATGTTTATCGGTCGGTAGAGATCAATAAGATAAGTCGTCAAATCATAACGCGGAGTCGTGACTGCAGAGATTTGAAACAACCGGTAAAGGACACACAAACTGCTCTGCAGGTTAGTAGTCCAACGCCTCCTCAGGCATCCAAGGCTAAAGAACCTTCTGAGGATAAAATGTGTGTGACCCAGGAGTGTGGACAGTCTCCTAAAATAGCAgaggacaatgaagaggaggcatctCTACCTCCAGAGGAGGAAGATCATGATGAGGTTCCTCAATCTGCAGAACCAGAGCCCAGGGTACAACAGTTTGATAGGCTGGTCCGGCAATCCAAATTGTGGTGTTATGCCAGGGGCTTTAGAACAGACTTGAGAGACTTGCACCCTGCCATTACCCGTAAGTGTAGCAAGTCCCCTGGAGCCAAGAGGCCAGGCAGGCCTAAAGGAAAGGGGCTACTAAAGAAGAAGAGGAAGAAACTGGACAGAAATGCCATTGGAAGAAGATCTGCCTCAAACCTTCACGCACCTGTTAGACCCCCATTTAGCTTTTTGGGGAATTTTCCAGCACCCCCCTCTCTAGTGGTGGGAGAGGATGGGGACCTGTGTCCGGCTTATTCTTTAAATACACAGGACCAGAAAGCTGTGCCTAGAACTCACCCTGTCTGGGGCTGGAACCCAGGAGGAAATGCCATCCCTTTACCTCCTAGTCTGAAATTTAGGACCTTTCCCAAGGACCATCTGTGA